One region of Flavobacterium pisciphilum genomic DNA includes:
- a CDS encoding RNA-binding S4 domain-containing protein, translating to MRIDKYLWCVRYYKTRNLVTEACKKNHVTVNGQVAKPSKEVFPTDKITFRKDQITQIITVLDIPENRVGAKLVDIYRKNETPAEAYAHLELLKLSKEHYRKNGTGRPTKKDRRDIDEFGNDIPDDEDES from the coding sequence ATGAGAATAGATAAATACTTATGGTGCGTGCGCTATTACAAGACTCGAAATTTGGTTACTGAGGCATGCAAAAAAAACCATGTCACAGTGAATGGCCAAGTTGCAAAACCTTCAAAAGAAGTTTTTCCAACTGATAAAATTACATTTCGAAAAGATCAAATCACTCAAATCATAACCGTCCTCGACATCCCAGAAAATAGAGTTGGCGCAAAACTTGTCGATATATACAGAAAGAACGAAACTCCAGCTGAGGCATATGCTCATTTGGAACTACTAAAACTTTCCAAAGAACATTACCGAAAAAACGGCACTGGTAGACCAACTAAAAAAGATCGCAGGGACATTGATGAATTTGGAAATGACATCCCTGATGACGAAGACGAATCTTAA
- a CDS encoding phosphoribosyltransferase family protein, whose protein sequence is MSKNIILTNQEIEHKIKRIAYQIYETFVEDDEIVIAGIAANGYIFAEKLATALESISSIKVSLCEVQINKQKPESPINTSLTKDQYANKGLVLVDDVLNSGTTLIYAVRHFLDVPLKKFKTAVLVDRNHKKYPVKADFKGISLSTSLLEHVQVVFDENNNNYAFLS, encoded by the coding sequence ATGAGCAAGAACATCATCTTAACAAATCAAGAAATCGAACATAAAATTAAACGAATCGCTTATCAAATATACGAGACCTTTGTAGAGGATGATGAAATCGTAATTGCCGGCATAGCTGCTAACGGATATATCTTTGCCGAAAAACTAGCAACAGCATTAGAATCTATTTCTTCTATTAAAGTATCTCTTTGCGAAGTACAGATAAACAAACAGAAACCAGAATCTCCAATAAATACGTCCCTAACCAAAGATCAATACGCAAACAAAGGATTGGTTCTTGTAGATGATGTATTAAACTCTGGTACAACTTTAATATATGCTGTTCGTCATTTTCTTGATGTACCTCTAAAAAAATTCAAAACTGCTGTCCTTGTAGACAGAAACCACAAGAAATATCCCGTAAAAGCAGACTTTAAAGGAATATCTCTTTCAACATCATTATTAGAACACGTACAAGTTGTATTTGATGAAAACAACAACAATTAC